DNA from Arthrobacter sp. StoSoilB19:
GAGCGGTAAACGCCGCCGGTACTCATGGCAACGTGCACCGTTTCCCCGGCCGGCTGGACCACGATCGAATGCGCAGCCGCCCCGCCATAGCCCGCTCCCCATTCGCTGCGGTGCGGGTGGTCCCACAAGCCGCGGTTCAGCTCGAAGTGCTCCCCGCCGTCCGTGGATTTCCAGACGGAGATGGGTTCGGCTCCGGCCCATACCACTCCGGGGCGGGACCCGGCGTCCGGATAGATCTGCCAGACCCGCTCCAATGCTGCCCCGGTGTCCTCTGGGAACTTGATGGCGCCCTGTTCCGGCTCGGTCCAGGTGGTGCCGAAGTCGTCGGAGTGGGCAACCGTTGGTCCCCAGTGCGGACTGCGGACACCCACCAGGATGCGCGTGCGGCCTTCCCTGGTATCGATCCCGATGCTGGGGATCTCCGCCATGAGGAAGTGCGGCCCGGTGAAGGACCACTCCTGCCGGTCCCGGCTCGTGGCAAGCCACAGCCCTTTCTTGGTCCCGATTGCCAGGACAAATGATTCTGCGGCCGTTGCCATGCGGACCATGCAACCACCGGATCAGTCACCGCGCAACGTTTCCAGGTGCGCAGGCTCCACATTCACAGAGGCAGGAGTCAGTCCACGAACTCCGACTGCGTCTGGATGAAGTCCCAGTCGGCGACGGTCAGCACGGCGGCGGGATTTCCGGGGTGCGGGCCGCCCGCCTCAGCGATGCCCTGGAGCACCGGAAGGGGCAGTTCCTCCGCATAAAGGTTTTCCCGCAGCCACTCTTTGCTGGCGAGGTCCAGGTCCAGCCACCACATAAAGATTTCCACGAAACCCCTCCTTGCGTCGCTTTAAACGTTAGGCGCGGCCCCTCCGGGGGACAAGGTGCTGCGGCCGGAAGCAGGTGTGTCCGGCCGGGTTTCAAGTACTGGCAGGTAACTTTCCCGGCCAACCCCGTTGAAAGACGAGTATCCCCTACTGGCGACTGCGCAAGGCGGCGCTCCTAGCCTGAAATCTCAAGCAAGCTGACCGTGCTGCTGGGGCATACGGCGTCACCGCTGGCCTTTCCTCGCCATGGTCCGTTTCACACATATATGGGGAGACAAAATGAAACGCACCTTAGCAACAATGGGGGTGATGGGGCTTGGCCTTATCAGCCTCACAGCGCCCGCCATCGCGGCTTCCGACCAGGTGGTGGTCGCCCGCTCAAACGGAAGCGCCCTGATACCGCTGGAGATCAATACCAACGGCGGCACTAACAACGGCGGTGGCAACAACACCGGTGACACCAACAACGGCGGCGGCAACAACATCGGTGGCGGCAACGGCGGCGGCGGCACCAACAACGGTGGCGGCAACGGCGGCGGCGGCACCAACAACGGTGGCGGCAACGGCGGCGGCGGCACCAACAACGGTGGCGGCAACGGCGGCGGCGGCACCAACAACGGTGGCGGCAACGGCGGTGGCGGCACCAACGGCGGCGGCACCGGCGGCACCAACAACGGCGGCGGCAACGGCGGTGGCGGCACCAACGGCGGCGGCACCGGCGGCACCAACAACGGCGGCGGCGGCAACAACGGCGGTGGCGGCACCAACAACGGTGGCGGCAACGGTGGCGGCAACGGCAACGGTGGCGGCAACGGCAACGGCGGCGGCAACAACGGTGGCGGCAACGGCAACGGCGGCGGCAACAACGGTGGCGGCAACGGCGGCGGTGGCGACAATACCGGCGGCGACAATACCGGCGGCAACACCGGCGGCGACAATACCGGCGGCGGCGATACCGGCGGCGACAATACCGGCGGCGACAATACCGGCGGCAACACCGGCGGCGACACAACCGGTGGAACTGCTCCGGCCGCTGTGGCGGCTGTGGCCCCTGCTGCCGCACCCGCGCAGCCGGCGCCCGCCAAGCAGGCTGTTGCCACACCCAAGGCCGCCCCTGCCGCGGCACCCGTCAGCGTTGGCACGAACCAGGGCTACAACGCACAGACGGCTGTGGGAGCACCGGATGGCTTGCCAGGCTGGCTGGTAGGCCTGGGAGCGCTTGCTGCCGCGGGCACCGTGGTGGCAGTACGGCGCCAGTCGCGTCCGCTGCACACTGCCGGCTAGCCGGAACACCGCCACCACCAGTGGCCCCCTGACAAGGAAGGCGTCCTGCCAGTGCCCGGCAGGACGCCTTCCTTCCACCCCCGCCAACCCGTGAGGAGCGCCATGCGGCAGGATCGAAGCCGGCACGCAGCCCCCAGCCGCGGGATGTGGCGGCGCATATGGCGCCGGTGGAACGCCGGTGACCTGGCAATCCTGTGCTGTGGCGTCCTCGCCTTCGTGTCATTCACCCTCGGCGCTCCCCTGTTCCACCCGGCACCGCCACTGGCAATCGGAAATGCCCCCGCTTCGGTTGCCCTCGTTCGTGGCGGCATTCCATCCGCCGCTGGGGCGGCTCCCATTGCGGAGACCGGCCTGCCGGACGCCGCAGCGGCACCCGACCAGGCAGCGGCAGCCCAGGCTCCTGGCGAAACAGCAACGGAAGCGCCTGCGGGACCGGAGCTTCCGGCGGCGTCCCAGCCGGTCCGCATCCGCTACCCGTCGGCCGCCTTCGATGTGCCCGTCCACCCGCTGGACCTGGACAGTGGGGCCCAATACAGCCGGACCATTGAACCTCCCGCCACCAAGGACGGCTACTGGCTCACGCCCTTCGGGGTTCCGGGCAAGGGCTCCGGCAACACCACCTACGTGATTGGCCACAGTTGGGACGGCGCGGATGCTCCCTTCAACCACCTCAGTTCGGCGGCGGCCGTTGGCGACCGCCTGGAGGTGGAAACAGTGGCGGGAACCATCAGCTACCGGGTGGACAGCGTCACGACCTACCTGAAGTCCAGCCTCAAGGACAGCCCCGTCTGGGACATGGTGCCCAACCGGCTGGTCCTCATCAGCTGCTACACCGAGGATCCGTGGGGCAAGAACGTGGTGGTCACGGCATATCCCAGCCTTCCCTAGGCCTCCGGGCCCGCACTCCGGAAGTTTGACGGGCCGAACGAACCTGTTCATGCAGCCGGTGCGGGCGGACAATTGCAGCATGACATGGGAAAACTTCGACGGCGCTCCGCTGCTGACGGGAATCATGCCCAAACAGCACCCGGAGGTACTCCAGACCGCAGCCTCCCTGGCAGCCCGGTTGTCGGCGCCATTGGTCTGCGCGTACGTGGACGAAGCCAGCTACCTGGTGGAATGGGACCCGGCCCGCTCCGCCCACCGGCTTTCCCTGCACCCGGACGCAGATGACGACATGCTGGCGCTGACAACGGAGTTGAAGGCACAGGTCCAGGCTGCGGCGGACAAGGTGCCTTCCGACGGCGGGCCCCTGCAGTGGTCCTTCCGCACCCTTTCAGGCGATCCCGCACGGGCGCTGGCGCAACTGGCCGCCGAACTGGATGCCCCGGTCATCATCGTGGGCACCTCCGAGCGCGGCTTCACGCACCGGCTCTCGGAGGCACTCAACGGATCGGTCGGGCAGTGGCTAAGCCACCACCAAAGCCGCCCCGTGCTTGTGGTTCCATACCGGATGCCGGCCCATGAGGACAGGCCCTGAGCGGCGGATACCGGGGAAAATACGCCTGGAAATGGCGGGCTTAAAGTAAAGCGAAAGTACTTATTCGTGGTGCTGGCGCGCTGCCCGTACCTGCCAGTAAGCTGATTCAAGCAAGGCCGATCCACACGAGTGGAAGCCGGATTTGCCCAAAAGCTGCTCCGGAGTGCGTATCCCCCAATAACGCACTCCGGAGCTTTTTTTGTGCCCGGGATAATGTCCCACGGACGGGTGGGAAGAGTTCCCGGATACCCCTAGGGGGTACTTGCGCTCATACCCCCAAGGGGTATAGGTTGGCTTCATGAACGCTATCGAAGAAGCCGTTGCGGCGGTAGCAGCCGCACCACCGGCCGCGGAGTCCGGCGTTGCAGCCCAACACGGTTACGCAGCCCAGCACGGTTACACGGAAAACAAGGACGCGTACCTTCGCCGCCTGAAGCGCATTGAGGGGCAGGTCCGGGGCATTGCCCGGATGGTGGATGAGGACAAGTACTGCATCGATATCCTCACGCAGGTTGCCGCCGTCACCAAGGCCCTGCACGCCGTCAGCCTGGGGCTGGTTGAGGAACACATCGGCCACTGCGTGGTGGGTGCAGCCTCCGAGCCGGACCCGGCAGCACGCGCTGAAGCCATCGATGCCAAAGTCAAGGAAGCCGCCGACGCCATCGGCCGACTGCTTCGCTGACACCCACCAACACACCCGGAACCCGGCCACCGCCGGCCCAACTGAAGGAGCAAGCCATGAGCACCACCTCCCCCACCACCACGACCATCAGCGTCTCCGGCATGACCTGCGGGCACTGCGTGTCGGCCGTCAGTGAAGAACTTGAAGCCCTCGAAGGCGTTGAAGAGGTCACCGTCGACCTGAACGCCGGCGGGGTCTCCACCGTGACCATCACCTCAAGCAAGGAACTCCCACCCTCCGACATCGGGGAGGCCGTCGCTGAGGCGGGCTACCTGGTAGTCGCCAACGAGGCCTAGAAACCCCTACACCGCGGAAAGCCGACATGAGCCACCAGGAACTGCTCCACCCACCGGGTACCCGGATCGTCGAACTGGACATCGAGGGGATGACCTGCGCGTCCTGCGTCAACCGGGTGGAGAAGAAGCTCGGCAAGCTCGACGGTGTGGCGGCCACCGTCAACCTGCCGCTGGAGTCGGCCTACGTGACGGTCCCCGAGGGCATCACCGACGAACAGCTCACGTCAACGGTCGAGGCAGCCGGGTACAAGGCGAGGGTCCGCCACCGCAGCACTACTGGTGCGGGGGCGCGGCCGGTGGACCCGTCTGCTGAGGTCCACGCTTCGAGTCTCCGCCCGCGCCTGGCCGCCGCTGCGGTGCTGACAGTCCCGGTGTTTTTGGTCAGCATGGTTCCGGCGTTCCAGTTCCCGCACTGGGGCTGGGTGGCAGCGGTCCTGGCGCTGCCGGTGGTCACGTGGGCGGCGTGGCCCTTCCACCAGGCCGCAGCAGTCAATGCCCGCCATCTCGCCTCCACCATGGACACCCTGGTGTCGCTCGGCGTGGCCGCCGCCTACTCCTTCTCCGCCTGGCAGCTGCTGGCGGACCCGCGCATGACGGAGCATCCCGGCATGGAAGGCATGTCCGGCGGCCTGTACTTCGAGGTGGCCGCGGTGGTCACCACCTTCCTTCTCCTGGGCCGGTACCTGGAGGCCAATGCCAAGCAAAAGGCCGGCGACGCCCTCCAGGCCCTGCTGAACCTGGGCGCCAAGGACGCCACCGTCCTGCGCGGCGGCCGGGAAGAGAAAATTCCCGCGGACGGTCTGCAGGTGGGCGACGTCCTGGTGGTAAGGCCGGGTGAAAAGATCGCCACCGACGGTGTGGTGGTGGACGGCGCCTCCGCGGTGGACGCCTCCCTGGTCACGGGTGAGTCCGTCCCCGTCGAGGTGGGGCCGGACAGCCGCGTTACGGGTGCCACCATCAACACCTCCGGCCGCCTGCTGGTCAGGGCAACCCGGGTCGGCTCCGAAACCACACTGGCCCAGATGGCGCGCCTGGTGTCGCAGGCCCAGACCGGCAAGGCCCCCATCGCGCGGCTCGCCGACCGCATCAGCGCCGTCTTCGTACCGGTGGTCCTGGCCATCGCCGCCCTGACGTTCGTGCTCTGGCTCCTCGTCGCAGGCCCGGGCGCCGACGGCAGCCACCTGCGGCAGGCGTTCACGGCCGCCGTCGCAGTGCTGGTGATCGCCTGCCCCTGCGCGCTGGGCCTGGCCACTCCGGTGGGCCTGCTGACCGGAACCGGACGCGGCGCACAGCTGGGCATCCTGATCAAGGGCCCCCAGGTCCTGGAGGACACCCGCACCGTGGACACCATCCTGCTGGACAAGACGGGGACGGTCACCACCGGCGCCCTGGCCGTGGATGCCACGGCCGCGTTCCCCGGCTTCCAGGACCGGGATGTCCTCCGGCTGGCCGGAGCCGTTGAGGCCGCCAGCGAGCACCCGGTTGCGCACGCCATTGCGGCAGCAGCAGTTTCCGCCGCACGCCTGGCGCCCGCAGGGGACGACGGCGGCACCTCGCCTTCAGTGCACCTGCCGCCAGTCCAGGGGTTCAGTTCCGCCCCGGGTGGCGGAGTGTCGGGCACCGTCGAAGGCAGCCACGTGATGGCCGGGCGGAGCAGCTGGCTGCAGCAGAACGGCATTGCCCTGGACGGCGGCCAGCAGGCGCAGTTGGCTGCTGCAGAGGAAGGCGGCGCCACGGCCATCTGCGTGGCAGTGGATGGCACGCCCGCCGGCATCATCAGCCTCAGGGACAGCGTCAAGGAAGGGTCCGCCGCAGCGGTCGCCCGGCTTAAGGCGCTGGGCCTGCGGCCCATCCTGCTGACCGGCGACAATGCCGCCGTCGCCGCCCAGGTGGCTGCCGCCGTCGGCATCGCCGCGGATGACGTCCATGCAGGCGTCCTGCCGGAAGGGAAGGTGGCAGCAGTCCGGGAGCTCCAGGCGGACGGGGCCACGGTGGCCATGGCCGGGGACGGCGTCAATGATGCCGCGGCGCTTGCGCAGGCGGATCTCGGGATTGCGATGGGCTCAGGGACCGATGTGGCCATCGAAGCCGCGGACCTGACGGTGATGGGGAACGACCTCGCCCAGGTGGCCCAGGCCATCGAACTGTCCCGGAAGACCCTGGGCACCATCAAGACCAACCTGTTCTGGGCGTTCTTCTACAACGCCGTGGGGATCCCGGTGGCCGCCCTGGGGCTGCTCAACCCCATGATCGCAGGAGCTGCCATGGCTGCCAGCTCGGTGCTGGTGGTGGCCAACTCTCTGCGGCTGCGCAGCTTCGGCAAGTAGCAGCGCAGGCTCAGGCCGCGCCGTAACGGACCGCGGCGCGCGCCCTGGCCTTGGCCGCTTCGGCCTCCCGGTCCTTCGGCGGCGCCTGCGTCACCAGGGAATCCAGCAGGTGCTGCGTGATGTGGGCTATCTGGTGCACGGCCTCATCAAAGGCCTCCTGGTTGGCCTTGGACGGTTTGGTGCTGCCGCTGACTTTGCGGACATACTGCAGCGCCGCCGCGTGCACTTCCTCGGAGGTGGCGTGCGGCTCAAAGTTGTGAAGGGTTCGGATATTCCGGCACATACCGCCATGCTAGGCTCTTCCAACGCCTGGGATCGACCCCTTTTCATGGTCCCTACCCGGCGTCCATGGGGAGCCCGGCATGGGCAGGGCTGCCCATCGACACTGTTTTGGGGGCCGGGATAGGTTTGAGGCAATGGATCTTCCGGATGAGCCGGGGGGCCACTGGGGAGCCGATCTGGTTCGGATCCACGACCTAACAAGGAGAAACTGATGGCTATTTGGGGTGCAGACGTTGAGCAGCTTCGCCAGCTCGGCAGCAAGCTTCAGGCAGGGGCGTCCGAGATCGAGACGCAGAAGTCCACTCTCACCAAGGTCCTGAGCGGCACTGACTGGAAGGGCCCGGACGCTGATAAGTTCCGCCAGGAGTGGTCCGGAACCCACACCACCATGCTTACCAAGGTTGCCGAGGCGCTGAAGGAAGCCGGCGCGCAGGCCAAGCGCAACGCCGAGCAGCAGAGCCAGGCATCGAACTAGGCTTATCGCCGCATTCCGGCAAGGGGCAGGGACACCAGGTGGTGTCCCTGCCCTTTTGTGTTGGCGTGCGACGCCGGTGCCCGGCTTACGGGACCTGCGCTCCTAAGGGACAGGCTCGACGTCGTTCGCGTGCTCAAGCGGTGACGCCGGCACCTGGGTGCCCTTTCCGCCGTCGTAAGGAGCAATGGTGGCGGGGGAACGCAGCTCGTCGAGCCTTACCAGGATGACCCCGCCGACGATCAGCACCCCGCCCAGGAGTTGGATGGTGCCCGGCAGTTCCCCAAGCAGCAGCCACGCCCAGACCACGGCGAAGAGGACCTCGGTGAGCGACACGAAGGACGCCACCTTGGAACCGAGGGCCCGGGCCGCCATGACGCCCGAGACGTACGCCAACACGGTGGCCAGCACCACCAGCCCGGCAAGCGGCACCCACCACGGCGTAAGCCATGGGCCCAGGGTGGTGTCCGCAGTGCTGAAGGCCATGGGCAGCAGGCCCGTGGCGGCAGCGAGCCACATGGCGGCCGCACCCACCAGCAGGCCGCCGGCAGCCAGCACGATGGGCGGCAGCGTGTCATTTTCCTTTGCCGTGATGAAGAAGTAGATGGCCAGGCAGACCGCGGCAGCCATGCCCCACAGCACCCCCACCAGGTCAACCTTCACGGCTCCGGTGAGGTCAAGGACCAGTACCAGCCCGGCCAGCGACAGCAGCGTCCCGCCGGCCGTGAGGACGCGCGGGCGGCGTCGGCTGGCGGCCCAGAGCCACAGGACGATGATCACCGGGGCCAGGTACTCCAGCAGGAGCGCGACGCCCACGGAGAGCAGGGCCACTGCGTTGAAGTAGAACAACTGGCATGCCGCCACCCCGATGAGTCCGAACAGCATGATGGTGAGCCAGTTGTCCTTCAACTGGCTCCAGCGGCCCCTAAGCGCCCACGCCGCGGGCAGGGCAAGGATCAGGGCAGCTCCCGTCAGGCGGGCAGTCACGGCCGCCCCCGGGGACCAGCCGGTTTCCAGCAGCGACTTGGCGAAGGATCCGGACAGGCCAAAGACGGCGGAGGAGAACATCGCGACGCCGAGCCCGGAGGCCTGGAAGCCGGGACGCCTGGGGGACAGTTCCGGGGTGGGGGTGTGGTTTTGGGCGGCAGGCACCGTTGCCTCCTGTCAGGAGTAAAGTGGGGTAATGCTCATGACACTACGCTCAGGCGCTGTAAGGAGTCAACATGGTTTTCGCCCCTGACACTGAAGTGGCGCTGCGGACGGTGGTGAACCTCATCAACACGGCCGCGAACGGCAGGGAAGGCCTGGCCTCCGTTGCGGACCTGGACAGCTTCCTGGCCGCGGAGGGTTTTTCCGGCTCCCGGAACCGGGACGCTGCGGAATTGGAAAGCGTGCGGCAGTTGCGCCGTGAACTGTCCGCGGTATGGACGGCCGGTGAGGACGCCGCCGTGGAAACCGTCAACCGGCTGCTGCGGGACGCCAACGCGCTGCCGCAGCTGATGAAGCACGACGGATGGGACTGGCACCTTCATGCCACGGCGCCCGAGGCACCCCTTGCCGACCGGATGAGCACCGAAGCGGCCATGGCCCTGGCTGATGTGATCCGCAGCAAGGAGATGGACAGGCTGCGGATGTGTGAGTCAGAGGACTGCGATGCCGCCGTGCTGGACCTGAGCCGCAACCGGTCCAAGAGGTACTGCGATACCGGCAACTGTGCCAACCGTGCGCATGTTGCTGCTTACCGGGCCCGCCAGGCTGCTGCGGGGTAGGGATTTTCCCGCGCTTTGTCCGGCTGCCGCCGGTAACGGCTAGCGCTGGGGAGTTTCGTCAGTGCCATCGCCGGATGCCGGCGGGTTCTGGTTGCCGGGAGCTCCGAAGCCATGGCTTGGCCCTGCGTGCGGGGATCCTTTGGGCGCCGAACTCAGGTTCACCCCTGATCCCTTGCCCAGGTGTTCGGCGTTCTCCTTGTAGCTCATGGACAGCATTGCGGCGATCACCAGGGTGGCGATGAAGGCGATGCCGGCTGCGGTGAACGCGAGGTCGAACCGGGGTGCACGTGCGCTTCCACCGGAGGCGAAGATCAACACTGCCACGAAGGCGACGACGGCCCAGAATGCCGAAAACATCAGCGGCCCCTTCACCGAGGTCCGCAGCTTGCGCGGTTTTCCTTGATGCTGGTCAGCCACGGTGGTTCCTCCCTGCGGGCGGCGCACGGCCGGCCCGGTTTACGAATTGCGGTGTCGCACCGAATTTTCTACAGAAAGTAGAAGGGCGCTCCCCCTAGTTTACGGCTTCCCTGCGCCGGCACGGGCATCGTGCCGCAGCGTCAGGCCGGAAAGCACCCACAGGACGCCGGAAATAATGGCGCCTCCACCGGCCACGCCCAGCAGGGCATGGGCACCGAGACTGATGAAGAACGGCAGGAGCACCGCGGTTCCAATCCCGATGACGCCGGAAGCAATCCAGTCGCGGGCAAGAACATGGCGGCCCCTGTGCTGCAGGCCGCAGGCAAGCTCCAGGATGCCGGCTGCGCCCAGGCCCAGGGCTGCGATCACCCCGAACAACAGGTCACTGTGCAGGAGGAGCACGGCAAAGCCTGCGCCGGCCAGGACCGCGCCGGCGGCGGACAGCAGCTTTCCGGCCGCCGAGTTCTGCGCGAATCCGGCTGCGGGGACGGTCCGCAGGGAAACCACACCGGCGGCCAGGAGGTAGAGTCCCCCGGCCCAGCCCATGACCTCCACAGACGGTGACGTCCAGAAGACCGTCACGGCGCCAAACACCAGGGCAGCGGCCGCACGGAGCAGGACCGGCTTCCAGAGGTCGTGGCGGGCGGTGGTTCCGGGAGCAGCACCGGCGGGGGTGGATGGTTGTGTCACCGGTCCAGTTTAGTGGGGGCAGCTGGAAGGTCTAACCGGGCCGCGTCAGGCAGAGCCCAGCACCATCCAGCGGTCGGACCGGGCACGCAGGCCCAGCGTCACGGCGCGCGCCGCCATATACCCCAGCGCGAAGGCAACCCAAAGCCATGCGAGCCCGGTGGTGCCGGTGGCACCGGACCAGGCAACCGCTGCCAGCAGCGGCACGTAGACGGCAAGGTTCACCAGCCCCGCCAGCGCGAGGTTCCGCGCGTCCCCTGCGCCGATCAGCACACCGTCCAGGACAAAGACATAGCCGGCGATCGGCTGCCCGGCCGCCAGGATCCAGAGGGCAGCGGTGAGTGCCTGCTGCACTTGGGGGTCCGTGGTGAACAGAGCCCCGGCCGAGGGTGCTGCCGCTGCCAGCAGCAGGCCCGTCACCACGCCGAACCCCGCGCCCCAGCGGATCATCGTTCCGGTCAGCAGCCGGGCCCTGGCGGCATGGGACGCGCCGAGCTCCTTGCCAATGAGCGCCTGCGCCGCGATCGCCAGGGCATCCAGCGCGAACGCCAGGAAGGAAAAAATGGTCATGGCCAGCTGGTGGGCGGCAAGGTTGACCTCCCCCTGGGCCGTCACCACCAGCACCGTGGCCAGGATTGCGGCCCGGAGGCTGAGCGTGCGCAGCATCAGCCAGGATCCAACCCGCGTCATGCTGCGGATGCCGCGCCAGCTGGGGAGCAGGCTCACGCCCTGCCGCACTGCGCTGCGCCGCACCATCACCACATAGACAGCCGCCATGGCCCACTGGGCCAGGCTGGTGCCCACCGCGGAACCAGCCACAGACATGCCCAGCCCGTACACAAGCCACAGGTTCAGGACAATATTGACCCCGAAACCGGCCGTGGCCACCACCAGCGGGGTGCGGGTGTCCTGCAGTCCGCGGAGAACACCGGTGCCGGCGAAGATCAAGAGCATTGCCACCAGGCCCGGCATGGACCAGCGGAAGTAATCGACCGCAAAGGTCCGGACGCTGCCCTGGGCCCCCATCAGGTCAATCAGCGGTTCGGCCGCCGCGAAGCCTGCCACGGCGAGGACCACGCCGAGGAGCAATGCCAGCCACACGCCGTCGCGCCCTGCCGCAAGGGCCTTGCCCAACTGCCCGTCACCAATGGCGCGGGCCACGGCGGGCGTGGTGGAGTAGGCCAGGAAGACCATGAGTCCGACGGCGGTCTGGAGCACCGCAGATGCCAGCCCCACTCCCGCGAGCTGCGCAACACCAAGATGTCCCACAATGGCGGAGTCCGCCAGCAGGAAGAGGGGCTCAGCCACCAGCGCGCCAAAGGCAGGGACAGCAAGGCGGAGTATCTCCCGGGCATGGCCTTGGCGGCCGGCCACGGCGGAGGGGGCGGGTTGTTGGGGCACGCTGCCAGCTTAACCGCGGCCGCCGACAACACGCTCCGGAGATGAGAAAGCCCACAGTCCCCCAAAGAATAGTTGACACTTCAACCATTGGTCGGCAAGAGTGGTATCCATGAACCAGTTACGACTCACCACCACCGCCCTCACCGCCCTGCGCATCGTCCTTGGCTTCCTCTTCGCAGCCCACGGATGGCAGAAGTTCAACGAATGGACCATCGCCGGCACCCAGGCATCCTTCGCCAAAATGGGGGTTCCGGCAGCCGGGCTCGTGGCACCCGCCGTCGCCGTCCTGGAACTGGCGGGCGGCGTTGCCCTGATCCTGGGGATCCTCACCCGAGTGGTGGCCGCCCTCCTCGCCCTGGACATGCTGGGCGCCCTTTTCCTGGTGCACGCTCCCGCCGGCATCTTTGCCGCAAACGGCGGCTACGAACTCGTCCTGCTCCTGGCCGCCGCGGCATTCGCGCTGGCGCTCACGGGCGCCGGCCGGCTTTCCCTGGACCGCGCGCTCTTCGGGCGCAGCAACTCGCGGCTGGCCGCCCTCGCCTAGGATCACTTGTCCCACCGGGTGCGACGGCGGCAGGTCACCCAAGGTGGCCGGCCGCCGTCGGGCTTTAATCGCGGCACTCCCGCCGGGAAGTTTGTTTCAGGCCCAACCGGCCAGTAACCGTGGCCCTCAGTAAGATCGCAGCATGACTGAGACCGGCCGCGCCAACTCCGTGACCCTCCGCTTCCTCGCTGCCCCCACCGACGTGGGGCACAGCGGCTCCGTGGACGCAGGCACGGTGCTTGAGTGGGTGGACAAAGCCGCCTATGCCGCGGCAGTGGGATGGGCCAAGTCCTACTGCGTCACCGCGTACGTGGGAAACATCCACTTCGCCGATCCCGTCAACAGCGGCGACATGGTGGAGGTGGAAGCGACCATCGTCTACACCGGCCGGTCCTCAATGCACATCCATACCGTGGTTTCCTCGGGTGACCCCAAAGGCGGCCCTGCCACCATGCGCAGCCAGTGCATGGTGATCTTCGTTGCTGTCGGCCCGGACGGCAGGCCCATCCCGGTGCAGCAGTTCGAACCCCAAACCCCGGCCGAGATCGAGCAACGGGACCACGCGCTGGCCAGGATCAAGGTCCGCGAGCAGATCGTGGAAGCCATGAACCGGCAGGAATATACCGACGCCGGTACGGCCGAGCGGGTGACGCTGCGGTTCATGGCCGCCCCCACGGACGTGAACTGGGGCGGCAAGGTCCACGGCGGCATTGTCATGAAGTGGATCGACGAGGCCGCTTACGTGTGCGCTTCCCGTTACTGCGGCAGGGATACCGTGGCTGTCTTCTCCGGCGGCGTGCGCTTCTACCGGCCGCTGCTGATTGGCCATGTTGTGGAGGTTGAGGCCCGGCTGGTTTACACCGGGACCAAGGGAATGCACATCGCCGTCCATGTCCGTTCGGGCGATCCGAAAGGCCGTGAACTGGCCCTCACCACATACTGCCTCACCGTGATGGTGGCGCGCGACGACGAGGGCAAC
Protein-coding regions in this window:
- a CDS encoding class F sortase, producing the protein MRQDRSRHAAPSRGMWRRIWRRWNAGDLAILCCGVLAFVSFTLGAPLFHPAPPLAIGNAPASVALVRGGIPSAAGAAPIAETGLPDAAAAPDQAAAAQAPGETATEAPAGPELPAASQPVRIRYPSAAFDVPVHPLDLDSGAQYSRTIEPPATKDGYWLTPFGVPGKGSGNTTYVIGHSWDGADAPFNHLSSAAAVGDRLEVETVAGTISYRVDSVTTYLKSSLKDSPVWDMVPNRLVLISCYTEDPWGKNVVVTAYPSLP
- a CDS encoding universal stress protein, whose protein sequence is MTWENFDGAPLLTGIMPKQHPEVLQTAASLAARLSAPLVCAYVDEASYLVEWDPARSAHRLSLHPDADDDMLALTTELKAQVQAAADKVPSDGGPLQWSFRTLSGDPARALAQLAAELDAPVIIVGTSERGFTHRLSEALNGSVGQWLSHHQSRPVLVVPYRMPAHEDRP
- a CDS encoding metal-sensitive transcriptional regulator → MNAIEEAVAAVAAAPPAAESGVAAQHGYAAQHGYTENKDAYLRRLKRIEGQVRGIARMVDEDKYCIDILTQVAAVTKALHAVSLGLVEEHIGHCVVGAASEPDPAARAEAIDAKVKEAADAIGRLLR
- a CDS encoding heavy metal-associated domain-containing protein → MSTTSPTTTTISVSGMTCGHCVSAVSEELEALEGVEEVTVDLNAGGVSTVTITSSKELPPSDIGEAVAEAGYLVVANEA
- a CDS encoding heavy metal translocating P-type ATPase; the protein is MSHQELLHPPGTRIVELDIEGMTCASCVNRVEKKLGKLDGVAATVNLPLESAYVTVPEGITDEQLTSTVEAAGYKARVRHRSTTGAGARPVDPSAEVHASSLRPRLAAAAVLTVPVFLVSMVPAFQFPHWGWVAAVLALPVVTWAAWPFHQAAAVNARHLASTMDTLVSLGVAAAYSFSAWQLLADPRMTEHPGMEGMSGGLYFEVAAVVTTFLLLGRYLEANAKQKAGDALQALLNLGAKDATVLRGGREEKIPADGLQVGDVLVVRPGEKIATDGVVVDGASAVDASLVTGESVPVEVGPDSRVTGATINTSGRLLVRATRVGSETTLAQMARLVSQAQTGKAPIARLADRISAVFVPVVLAIAALTFVLWLLVAGPGADGSHLRQAFTAAVAVLVIACPCALGLATPVGLLTGTGRGAQLGILIKGPQVLEDTRTVDTILLDKTGTVTTGALAVDATAAFPGFQDRDVLRLAGAVEAASEHPVAHAIAAAAVSAARLAPAGDDGGTSPSVHLPPVQGFSSAPGGGVSGTVEGSHVMAGRSSWLQQNGIALDGGQQAQLAAAEEGGATAICVAVDGTPAGIISLRDSVKEGSAAAVARLKALGLRPILLTGDNAAVAAQVAAAVGIAADDVHAGVLPEGKVAAVRELQADGATVAMAGDGVNDAAALAQADLGIAMGSGTDVAIEAADLTVMGNDLAQVAQAIELSRKTLGTIKTNLFWAFFYNAVGIPVAALGLLNPMIAGAAMAASSVLVVANSLRLRSFGK
- a CDS encoding DUF2277 domain-containing protein; this translates as MCRNIRTLHNFEPHATSEEVHAAALQYVRKVSGSTKPSKANQEAFDEAVHQIAHITQHLLDSLVTQAPPKDREAEAAKARARAAVRYGAA
- a CDS encoding WXG100 family type VII secretion target is translated as MAIWGADVEQLRQLGSKLQAGASEIETQKSTLTKVLSGTDWKGPDADKFRQEWSGTHTTMLTKVAEALKEAGAQAKRNAEQQSQASN
- a CDS encoding EamA family transporter; the encoded protein is MPAAQNHTPTPELSPRRPGFQASGLGVAMFSSAVFGLSGSFAKSLLETGWSPGAAVTARLTGAALILALPAAWALRGRWSQLKDNWLTIMLFGLIGVAACQLFYFNAVALLSVGVALLLEYLAPVIIVLWLWAASRRRPRVLTAGGTLLSLAGLVLVLDLTGAVKVDLVGVLWGMAAAVCLAIYFFITAKENDTLPPIVLAAGGLLVGAAAMWLAAATGLLPMAFSTADTTLGPWLTPWWVPLAGLVVLATVLAYVSGVMAARALGSKVASFVSLTEVLFAVVWAWLLLGELPGTIQLLGGVLIVGGVILVRLDELRSPATIAPYDGGKGTQVPASPLEHANDVEPVP
- a CDS encoding CGNR zinc finger domain-containing protein; protein product: MVFAPDTEVALRTVVNLINTAANGREGLASVADLDSFLAAEGFSGSRNRDAAELESVRQLRRELSAVWTAGEDAAVETVNRLLRDANALPQLMKHDGWDWHLHATAPEAPLADRMSTEAAMALADVIRSKEMDRLRMCESEDCDAAVLDLSRNRSKRYCDTGNCANRAHVAAYRARQAAAG